In Prochlorococcus marinus CUG1435, the genomic window TATTTATTCTTTATTCTTTCTGTTTTTCTTAGGCGCAATTGGCTATCGAATAACGGAGGGATGGGAATGGAGTGATTGCTTATGGATGGTTCTGATCACGATAACCACAATTGGTTTTGGAGAAGTTCAACCTTTAAGTCCTGAAGGCAGGATCGTAACTGTTTTAGTAATCGTTGGCGGATTGATCTTTATTCAATTTACCTTTCAAAAAGCTGTTAGATTATTCGAATCCGGCTATTTTCAAAGAGTAAACGAATTACGTTTTAAAAGACTTCTTAGAAAAATGGAAAATCATGTAATTTTGTGTGGATATGGGAGGGTAGGTCAGGAAATATCTAACCAAATAAAGACGCAAAATATTCCAATTATTGTGGTTGAGAGCGATGAAGATAGAAAAAAGATTGCTGAAGAAAATGGTTTAGAAGTTCTTTGTGCTGATGCAACTCTTGATGAGACGTTAAAACTGGCAGGATTAGAAAAATGCAAAAGTTTGGTTGTTACTTTGCCCAATGATGCTGCTAATTTATATGTGGTTTTAAGCGCTAAAGGGATAAGAAGTTCAATAAGAGTAATTGCAAGAGCAGGAACTGAAGAAGCTGCAAGTAAGTTGAGATTAGCCGGAGCAAGTATAGTTGTAAGCCCCTATATCGCAGCAGGAAGAGCAATGGCATCAATGGCTTTAAGACCAATAGCTATTGACTTCCTTGATCTTCTAGCAGGAAGTGAATGTGAAATTGAAGAATTTGAATTAAGTAATGATATTAGTCTTTTTGAAACAGCAAAGAAAAGATCACTTTCTGAACTTGGAATAGGAAAAAAAAGTGGGGCTAAAATTTTGGCTATAAAAGAGAACGAAAAATTATTTACCAACCCTGGAGGTAATTTCATACTTCAGCCAGGTCAGGTATTAATAGCATTTGGTAGTAAAGAACAATTAAATATTTTGAACGGTTTATTAGGAAATCTTGTTGTAGCAGTAGAGTTATTAAAGTAGATAGATTAAGATTCAGAATTAATTGCTAAGTTGATTGTGGGTGGAATAAACAAAATGAAAATATTTAAATTTCTATTTGTAATTCCTGTAATAACTTTAATAATTATTTTTCAAACCTCTTTGCATAATAGATATCTAATGGCTTCTGATATTAGAGATGGAGAAGCAATTTTTAGAAATGTATGCGCAGGCTGCCATGTAAAAGGTGGATCAGTTGTTCTTAAAGGATCTAAATCGTTAAGACTTTCCGACCTTGAAAAAAGAGGAATTGCAGATATAAATTCAATAACAAAAATTGCTAATAATGGGATTGGTTTTATGAAAGGTTATAAAAATAAATTGAAGGATGGAGAGGATAAGGTTCTTGCAGAATGGATTATTCAAAATGCAGAAAAGGGTTGGGAATAAATGAAAAGCGTATTTCTTGCATCGTTTTTATTTCTATTAGCTGAATTTTCTTTTGCTGAGGAATTAACTAATTACACAATTACATCTGATTCTCAAATAAATACTTTAGAAGGAGATTTAGAGGCTAAAGGAAATGTAGTCATTAAGAGTAATAGTGGTAACTTTGAGGCTTATTCGGACAAACTTTCTTTTGACAAGGATGATAAATCTCTAAAACTTATTGGGAATGTTTTTGTTAAAAATTTAGAGTCTGAGGGAATTGCAATTGAAGAAACATCTGGAGATGAGTTGACCATATTTACTGAAACAGGAATTTTTGAAATCAAATCTCAAAATAAAAACAGAGTAACAACAAAAATTAAATTCTAAATAAAGAGTCAATATTTAATTGAAATTTAAATTGCTAGCTGAGCTATTAAAATTGATATATCAAGAATTATTGATTATATCAAAATATTTTGATGTATTTCTTAACCTTTGCTTTTGGCTTTATGTTTGATGCTATAAATGAATTGTCTTCAACCATAACGATGTCATGAGCATTTTTAAGAAAGCTCTCATTATTTCTTCTGCTATCTCATTAGTTTTCTCTCCAGCAGCGATTGCTTCAAAAAGATTGAGCGGAGCTGGTGCTTCATTTCCCTCAAAAATTTATACCAGGTGGTTTTTTGACTTAGCTAAATCTGGAGGCCCAAGAGTTAATTATCAAGCAGTTGGTTCTGGGTCTGGCAGAAAGGCCTTTATAGATGAAACTGTAAATTTTGGTGCATCAGATGATCCTATGAAAGATTCTGATATAGAGAAAGTTACTAGAGGGCTTGTTCAAATACCTATGGTAGGAGGCACAATTGCATTCGGATATAACTATGACTGCGACTTGAAACTAACACAAGAACAAGCTGTTCAAGTTGCATTGGGAATGATAAAAAATTGGAAGGAATTAGGATGCAAGTCAGGTAAATTAACTTGGGCTCATCGTTCTGATGGTTCAGGTACTACTAAAGCTTTTACAAATTCTATGGAGGCTTTTTCTAAAACTTGGAACCTTGGTACTGGTAAATCTGTTAAATGGCCTGCAGGAGTAGGAGCTAAAGGCAATTCTGGTGTGGCCGGTGTTATACAAAATACTCCAGGTGCAATTGGTTATGTAAACCAGTCATACATTAAAGGTAATGTTAAGGCTGCTGCACTTCAAAATCTTTCTGGTGAATTCGTTACTCCCAATACTGAGTCAGGAGCAATAGCTTTAAATGGAATAAATCTTGATGAAAACTTGGCTGGTAAAAATCCGAATCCTACTGCTAAAGGAGCTTATCCAATAGCAACCTTGACTTGGATACTCGCTTATGAAAAAGGTAACGGCAGGAATACTAAGGCAATTCAAGATACGTTCTATAAATTGCTAAGTGATGAATACCAATCAAAAGCTCCTGCTTTAGGCTTCGTTCCTTTAAAAGGGGAAATTCTAAAAAAATCAATCGATGCTGTTGGAAGAATAGGAAGGTAATTTAGAACTAGTAAGCCATGCAATAAAAATCAAGGCAGTTGAAGCATATAAACAATATTGAAGACCAAGAGTGGCATTTCTGCCTAGCATAAATAATAAGCCAGATAGTAAGGTTCCTAACAATCTTCCAGCTGCATTAGCCATATAGTAATAACCAACATTTAAACTTACTTTTTCATTATCTGAATAAGCCAAAATTAAGTACGAATGAGTAGAAGAATTCATTGCAAAAATAAAGCCAAATATTATTAATCCAATTACAATTACAGGTCCTAATGATTTATCACCGTTTAAAGCTAAAGCAATAAATAATGGAATAACTGTCAAGATAAGTCCCCAAAATTGGACGGTTGTTTTTGTTGGGCTAGTTTTTTTTCTCCATACTTTTCTAAGTAATGGAGCTAATACTTGAAAAAATCCGTAGATTATTATCCATCCACCCAAGAAAAGACCAATTTTTAAATAATCCCATCCAAAAGAAATATCTAAAAACACAGGAAGTGCAACTACAAACCAGACATCTCTTGCTCCAAATAAGAAAAATCTAGCGCTTGAGAGAATATTTATACCTTGAGACTTGGAAAAAAGGTCTTTAAAAACAGGTTTTCTTTTCATTTTCCCTGAATCTTTAGGAAGACACAAAGTTAAAAAGAATGCGAGACACAGACCTAAACCCATTATTTCAACAGCATTATTAAAGCCTAATATCTTATATAAAAGTCCACCTAAGAAGAAACCAACCCCCTTAAGCGCATTTTTAGATCCTGTTAAAATTGAAACCCACTTAAATAATTGTTTTTGACTATTTTGATTATTTTCTTCTGAACTGGTAACTATTGATTTAACTGCACTTTTTGCACTCATTTTATTTAGATCTTTTGCTACCCCACTGAGCGCTTGAGCCAACATAACGTATGCGACGCTAAAGATTACTGGCCAATTATCTTTGACAGGAATCAACATGAAAAGAGCAATAATTTGCAGAATTGTTCCTATCCATAAAGTAAGCCTTAAACCATATCTTGCTCCTATCCAGCCACCATAAAGGTTTGTAATTATTCCAAAAAACTCATAGAAAAGAAAAAGTAAAGCAATTTGCAGGGTTGAATAACCTAGTGCATGAAAGTGGCCAACAACTAATATTCTTAATGCCCCATCAGTAAGCGTAAATGCCCAATAGTTCGCTGTGACGACACTATATTGTTGAAGACTAGATAATTTCATAAAAACTAAAATTTTTTTTCTTTTTCAATTACAAAAGAAGTCAAATCTGCAAGTCTGCAACTATATCCCCACTCATTGTCATACCAAGCATAAACCTTTAATAAATTTGAATTCACAACCATCGTTGATAGTCCATCTATTATGCAACTTCTAGAGTCATTTAAGTAATCTGCAGATACTAAAGGCTTCTCCTCATACCCAAGAATTCCTTTTAAGTATGTTTCTGATGCTTTTTTAAAAGCATTATTTACTTGCTTTTCAGTTACTTCATTATTCAATTCAAAAACTGCATCGGTTAAAGAGGCGTTTAAAAGAGGAACCCTTACTGCATGTCCATTTAGTTTGCCTTTTAGTTCAGGAAAAATTTCGGCAATTGCTTTGGCCGATCCAGTCGTAGTTGGAATTAAGCTTTGTATGCATCCTCTTGCTCTTCTTAAGTCACCTTTGTATAAATCTACTGGAACTTGCGTATTTGTAACATCATGAATAGTTGTAATAGCTCCATGTTTAATTGAAAAATTTTCATTAACAACTTTTACGATGGGAGCTAAGCAATTAGTAGTACATGATGCTGCGGTAATTAACTTATGTTTATCAGCTTTATAAAGGGAATGATTAATTCCATAAACAATATTAAGTGCTTGTTCACTTCCCACAATGCCTTTGACAGGGCAGGCAACAATGACTTTTTTTACTCCAAGAGAATCAAAATATGAATTTAAGTCTTGTGGAGTTTTGTTTTTCCCCGTGCATTCCAAAATAAGATCAACCGAAGATTTATCCCATGGAACATCAAGATAGTCCTTTTTTGATGTAAAGGAAATTTTTTTTCCTTCAATTATTATTTCGTCTTTATTCGAAATAATATTTTTATTCCATCTGCCATGAATAGAATCAAATTCTAATAAGTGAGATGCGGCTAAGGAATCTCCTCCTGTTTCATTTATATGAGTTATTTCTATATCTTTCCTTTGCCACAAGATTCTTAAAGCCAGCCTCCCAATTCGCCCAAATCCGTTAATTCCAATTTTCATGAAACATCTTAAACCTGACTAATTATATATCAAAAATATTTGATATATCAATAATGTTTGATATGTGAAATTATATTTTTTTAGGTTAATATTAAAAAATCAATTATCTCTAGGCCTTGTTAGAGCAACTTAAAAAGATTAATAGTGCGCAGTTTGTTGGGATAATGGAATCTCTTTCTGATCCAATTAGAATAAATATTCTTGAATTAATGATGAATGGAGAGATATGTGTTTGCGACATAGTAAAAGTTACTGGATTGTCCCAATCGAAAATTTCTTATCATATAAAAATTCTTAAAGATTCAGGCCTGATCAGTGACAGACAAGAAGGTAGATGGGTCTATTACAAATTAGATTTAGAAGTATTATCAGATATTCAAAATTGGATGGGTAACTTAATTCAGTCATCAAAGAATAAGAGGAATTGTAAATAATCAAATATCAAAATTTTTTGATTTTTTTGAAAGTCTTTTTGCTCATTTAGTAGTAGATTTATAGAGATATTCTTTTTTTAATGGAAGAGAAATTAACTCTTTTCAAGAATCGTAAAAGATTCGGTATCGAAAAAAATATAGATATTATCTTCAAGAATACTGCCCTAGTCTTGTCTAGTTTCGTAGCAATAATACTTTTAGGAATTATTTTAGTAGTCTTTTTTCAGTCATTTGAATCCTTTTCAAGGTATGGATTGAAGTTTCTCGTAACCTCTGAATGGAATCCAGTAAAAGATGAATACGGAGCTTTTACTGCAATATATGGCACATTAGTAACCTCATTTCTTTCGTTATTAATAACTATCCCTTTGGGCGTTGGAACTGCAATATTTATTACAGAGGACTTTGTCCCGAAAGTTTTTAGAGAAATAATAGGTTCTTTTGTTGAATTATTAGCAGCAATTCCATCAGTTGTATTGGGACTTTGGGCAATATTTGTAATGGAACCTTTTTTTAGAGCCTTTTTTGTCTTTTTGCATAATTTCTTTGGTTGGATACCTTTATTTAGTACAGAACCTACAGGCAGGAATTCTTTGTTAGCGATATTGATTTTAGTAGTAATGCTTTTGCCAATAGTGACTTCCATTGCAAGGGATTCACTTAATCAGGTTCCTAAAAAACTAAGAAATGCAGCATATGGAATTGGAGCAAGTAGATGGAAAACAATATTTTCAGTAATTTTGCCGGCAGCATTATCAGGAATTATGGCAGGAGTTCTATTGGCTTTAGGTAGGGCAATGGGAGAAACAATGGCTGTGACAATGATTATTGGTAATTCAAATGCATTTAGTTGGTCTCTATTATCTCCTGGATATACCATTTCCTCCATGCTCGCAAACCAGTTTGGTGAGGCTGATGGAAGTCAGGTTTCATCACTGTTTTATGCGGCTTTTGTACTGATGATCCTTTCTTTAGTAGTAAATATCTTTGCGCAGTGGCTAGTCAAGAAATTTAGTCTCAAATATTAGATAATTATGAATTCACTTTATTACCAGAAAAGATTATCAAGAAATATAGGAGATAAATTCTTTACTTCTTTATCAGTAATTTGTGCATTGATCGCAATACTCCCTTTGATTTTTCTGGTGACTTATATTCTCATCAAAGGTGGATCCCAAATTACACCCGAACTATTTACTTTAGAACCAAATCCCCCTGGAGATGATTTAGATGCAGGTGGTATTAATCCTGCATTGATCGGGACATTAATAATAACTACTATTGCTTCAATTATTGCCATACCAGTAGGTGTTGGCGGTGGCATATATCTAGCTGAGTATTCTAAAGGGGGTGCTTTTTCAAGGTTTATAAGATTTGGTGTAAATGTTTTAGCTGGAGTTCCTTCAATAATTGCAGGTGTATTTATTTATGCCTTAATAGTTTCTACAAAGATCTTATTTGGAAGTATGTACAGTGGTTTGGCTGGAGGAATGGCGCTCTCAATATTGATGTTGCCAACTGTGATAAAGACGACTGATGAAGGTTTAAAGTTAGTGCCAAACGAATTAAGATATGCCTCTCTTGGTGTTGGAGCAAGTATGTATACCACCATATTGAAAGTTACTTTGCCCTCTGCATTTAGGTCTATTGCTACTGGCGTTGTACTTGGAATCGCTAGAGCAGCAGGCGAAACAGCACCTTTGATATTTACTGCTTTATTCTCTTACTACTACATAACAGGCTTTGGGGACTTGTTTTATGAGATGGGTTCTTTGGCTGTATTGATATACAACTTTGCACTTGAACCTTATGATGCACAGAATAAATTAGCCTGGGCAGCTTCCTTTATTCTTGTTTTGTCGATACTATCAGTAAATATATTTTCAAGGATATTAGCCGCTTTTACTGAGAAAACTAAGAGAGTATAAATGATTAAAACTAATAAAAAAATACCAAAGAATATCATTTTATCTCTTGAAAACGTATCTATTAGCTATGGAACTTTTGAAGCTGTAAGAAATGTTTTTTGTAACTTTAAAAAAGGAAATATAACCTCCCTTATTGGCCCTTCAGGTTGTGGTAAATCAACTGTTCTTAGATCTTTAAATAGGATGAACGATTTAATTCCTAATTGTTCACTAAAAGGCACTGTACTGTTTGATGGAACTAATATTTACGATAAAAGAGTAGATCCAGTCGAAGTAAGAAGAAGAATTGGAATGGTTTTTCAACAACCTAATCCTTTTCCTAAATCTATCTACGAAAATATTGCATTTGGAGCAAGAATTAATGGCTTTACTGGAGATATGGATGAGTTAGTTGAAAGTTCGCTTAGAAAAGCTGCTTTATGGGACGAATGTAAGGATAAATTAAATGACAGTGGTTACTCTTTATCTGGTGGACAGCAACAAAGATTATGTATTGCTCGAACGATTGCTATTGAACCTGAAATAATTCTAATGGATGAGCCATGCTCAGCTTTAGATCCAATCTCTACCTTAAAAATAGAAGAGACTATGCATGAACTTAAGAAGAATTACACAATAATAATCGTTACCCATAATATGCAACAGGCATTAAGAGTAAGTGATATGACTGCATTTTTTAATGCTATTGAATATGAAGATGGGGATGGAGGAAAGGTTGGTTATCTTGCCGAGTTTAATTCTACAAAGAAAATTTTTAACTCTCCAAAAGAAAAAACTACTCAGGAATACATATCTGGTAAATTTGGTTAATGTTTAATTTTTACCTTTAAAAGAAATATTTTTACTTTCATGAAAGCTAAGGGGTAGACAAACAGTATAAATACCTATATAGTTATTTCGAATTAGTAAGTTCATCTTTGAAAAACTATCCTTTTCTACCTTTCTTGATTTTTGCAGGGGCTCTAATAACAACTGCAACAATAGGATTGCCTGTATTTACTTCATAATTTAAAAGTATTTCTATTTCAGGTAATCTTATGTTTTCAATAATAAATAAAGAATTAATTGGAAGTCCTAATAAAACATCAATAAATGGTAATTTATTTGACTTTATTAAAAAAAGAGAGAATATGAATTTGTGTGGGAGTGAAAATCTGTATCAAAACCATTTTAAAAAATGGTTTATTTCTAATTTTATTTATCATGGATAAAACTAAAGAACAGTTAGAAAAATTAAGAGAAGTAGCAGAGGCATCTCTTACAAAAACCGACGAACTACAGAAAGTTCTTGCTCAAATCGAAGCTTTAATGTCCAGAGAAGAATCACAAACTTTATCAAAGAAGAAATAATTATTTAAAAAAATAATTTTAGGTTTTGTACTTTTAATTACACCTATACAATTCCATCGAAGTTATTAATTGGTTATGCAGAACCCGTTCCAAAGTTTTCTGTTAGGTCTCGAGGTCTTACCTTCTTTAAGTAAAAGACCCCTTTCATTTGTTTATTTATATTATATTTTTATAACATGCTTATTTAGTTGATTAGTTTATGGACTTCTTTCAAACAGACATTTACATCGAATGATTCAGTATTTACAACTTCTAATCCTGTTTTTTCTGTAACTTTAACAGTCGCATTGCATTCGTCTTGTTTAAGAGCCATGTAACTTGGCTTTTTATTATTTATATCTTCTTCAATTTTAGATTTACTATCTTCTTTATATTGCTGCATTACAAGTGTTAGGGCCTCAATTTCAACGGAAAAATTCTCATTTGCTCTTGTCTCAAATGAAATAATAAGAAATGGAAATAAAATCAAGCCTATTAATTTTTTCATTTCTATAAAATGTGTTTATTTTTTTTATAACGTGAATTCTTTGCTAAAGGAAGGGTCATTAGCTTTATAAATTTTTTATTATCTATTTTTCTCGCAAAATAGAATCTTAGATTAAAACTAATTGATAAAAAAACTAATCGAGACTTTTAAGTATAAATTGGTATATCTAAAAGAAAATTTTAGTCACTTCAATAGAATTTTTTTAAGATTTTATTTCAATAATTTCTTCTTCAGAAACAATTGCCCATTTTTTAAATGACTTTTTGCAGGGATATCCGCCTGTTAAGTCTCCAAATGCAGGCAAAAATAAAGTATTTTTATTCTTATCCATTGCAAAGCACCTAAAAGATAATTTATCTCCATTGCCTTTTAAATAGATTTTTGGATGATAATGTCCACAAATATTCAAGGTTTTATTGTTTTCTAACTTAACTGGCTCATGGCTAAATGTAATATTTTTAGATTTTCTAATGTCAAAAATTTTTATATTTTTAATATCACAACCTACATCATGATTTCCGAGGATGAGTTCAACTTTAGTTTTTAGTAGCTTAGGAAGATCCTCAACTTTTTTTTGCAGAGTTTTATCTATTGAATATTTGCTGTGGAATAAATCTCCCAATATTATTAACTTTTCAGGACTATATCTTTTTACTATTTTTTTTATTCTTGCGAAATTATTTTTATCTGAATTATTGGTAAGAGGTATTCCATTTTGCTGAAAATACTCAGCTTTTCCAAGATGAATATCGCATATTAACAACTCTTTAGTTTCCGGTAGATATAAAGCTCTTGAAGGTAGCATCTCTAACAATGTATCTTCCCAACTAAATTTAAAAGAATTTTTTTTCATTTAATCACTATATTTTTTTATAAGTTTTTCTACTCTTTTTTCTATTGGTTCATTGCTTAAAGTATTTTTAAGTCTTTCAACTAATAAAGGGAAAGCAAAAGGAGTTGGAGTTTTTATCTCGTTTAATAGAATTTTTAACTTTTTTAATCTTTCTAATGATTTAGATATTTTTTTATTTTCTAATTGATATTCTCTAACTTCTTGATGCGATTGTTTTATTAAAAGATGGCCTTCTTCATATTTAGTAAAGACATCGTAGAAAAGACTTGAACTTATTTGAAGTTGAGAGGAAGTTTTTGTTTTGGTTGGATTATTTTGATTTACAAGTCCACTTATTTGGGCAATATTTTTAAATCTACGTTTTGTTAATTCTGAAAAATTAATTGCATTTTCTAGATCTTCTTCTAATTTTTTGTTATTAAAAAAGTAATCAGCTTCTTTTTTTATTATGGAAAAATCATAATCTTCTGCTGTAGTTAAGCTGAATCCAAAATCATTAGCAGTAATACTAAATGTAGATTGTTTTAATTTTGCCAATCTCAAAGCCCATAAAAATGCAATTCCTTCATTTACAAATTTGCCATCAAGTGTAAAAACAAAAAGATTTGATAAATCCTTGGTTTTATATATTTCTATAAGAAATTCATCTTTCTTTGGAATATTTGAAAGAACCTTTTGTTTCTTCAATATTGGACGTAATGAATTAAGTTCAGGATTTAAGTAATCACAATTTTCTAATTCATTGCATATATCTATTTCTTTTCTCAAACTTTCACAAAGTAGATCAGAAATTGCCATTTGACCTCCAACCCATGCAGGAATTAGAGAACTTTTTGTTGTTGATTTTTTAACGTATAAAATCATATCTCTTATTCTTACAAATTGAAGCATTTTGCCGGCAAAGTAAAATGTATCGCCAGGGTTTAATTTTGAAGCAAAATTCTCCTCTAAATTACCTAAAGATTTACCTTTCATATATTTGACATTCACAAATTTGTCACTTGTAATTGTCCCAATATTGAACTTATGCATTCTTATTAAAGATTTGTCTTTTACAAAATATTTAAAGTTTTCACTATTATTTTGTGATTCTTCTTTAACTATCTTTTTATATTTTGGGTATGCTTTAAGACATTTCCCTCCATATTCTAAAAAGTCAAGACACCAATTCCAATCTTGATCTTTTAAGTTTCTATAACTCCAGCAATTTTTAATTCTTTCTTTCTCAATTTTCGGATCAAAGCCATTCCCACATGCCAAACTTATTAGATGTTGTAGAAGGACATCATAAGATAATTCAGGAAGTCTAATTTCCTCAGATATACCGCTTTTTATTATTCTTCTCATTGCACTAATCTCTAATAACTCTAAAGAATTAGTAGGCATAAAAATTATTTTTGATTTTCCACCTGGTCTATGAGCACTTCTTCCCGCTCTTTGGATAAGTCTAGCTAAATTCTTTGCACTACCAATTTGAACTATTTGATCTACAGGTTGGAAGTCAACTCCCAAATCTAAGGAGCTGGTGCAGACTACCCATTTTATTAATCCGTCTTTAACCCCTTCTTCAACTCTTTTTCTATCTTCTTTATCCAGGGAGCCGTGATGAAGTGCAATTTTGTCTTCCATCTCTGGGAGAAAAAATTTAAGACATTGGTACCATCTTTCAGATTGATTTCTCGTATTGGTGAATAATAAGGTGCTTTTATTTTTATCTAGGATTTTTAATAGTGAAGAATGACTTCTAATCCCAAGATGCCCACTCCATGGAAAGGTAGTTTCCTCTTCTGGTAAAACACTTAAAATTTCGATCTCTTTTTGAATATTTGTACTTATAATTTTGGGTTTCACAGCGCTCATACCAACTATTGCTCTTGCTGCTTCTTCAATATTTCCAATAGTTGCAGACATTGCCCAAATTTGTAAATTTTTTATATTACCTCTTAGCCAACTTAAAGATAACTCGCATTGGTTTCCTCTTTTACTACCCATCAATTCATGCCATTCGTCAATAATTATTGATGCCAACTCCTTGAACAGACTATTAGATTCTTTATTAGAAAGTAAAAGAGATAAAGACTCTGGAGTTGTTATAAGAATATTAGGTGGATTAACTAGTTGCTTTTTCTTTTCATAAGGGGTTGTATCCCCGTTCCTAATTTCAACAGTGATTTCTTTATTAAAATGTAAAGCGGCTAATTGTATGGAATTTTTAAGATCTCTACTTAGTGCTTTTAAAGGAGTTATTAATAATATTTGTACACTTTTATTATTTTTGGGGTCTTCTATCTGTGATAAAGGTCCCATTAATGCAGCGTAAGTCTTGCCACATCCAGTAGGAACTTGTATTATTCCGTTTTCCCCATTTAAAAATGCTTTCCAAGATTCTACTTGGTAGGGTAATGGCTCCCATCCATTTGAGAAGAAAAACTGTTTAATTTTAGAAATTAAATAATTTGGTTTACTATTTTGCATAATATTTTTCATGATATTTTTTTCATCAGTTCATAAGCATTCTCTAGGCTATCTGCATCATTTATTTTTTTATCTTTTCTCCATTTTGTTATTCTTGGAAATCTTACTGCTATGCCAGACTTATGACGTTTTGAAATTTGTATTTTCTCAAAAGATATTTCGAATACCATTTCTGGTTTTAACGATCTAACAGGACCAAATTTTTCTATTGTATTTTTCCTTATCCATTTATCTAGCTCTTTAATCTCAATATTCGTTAAACCAGAATATGCACTTGCAAATTTAATTAATTCTTGGTCTTTCCATAATGCAAAACTGTAATCTGTATATAAACCAGCTCTTCTACCGCTACCCCCCTTAGCATAAATTAGAACAGCATCCAGTTGCATAGGATCAACTTTATATTTCCACCAAATACCTTTTTTTCTACCAGAGGAGTATATAGAAGTCTTTTTCTTAATTATTAGTCCTTCA contains:
- a CDS encoding phosphate ABC transporter ATP-binding protein; its protein translation is MIKTNKKIPKNIILSLENVSISYGTFEAVRNVFCNFKKGNITSLIGPSGCGKSTVLRSLNRMNDLIPNCSLKGTVLFDGTNIYDKRVDPVEVRRRIGMVFQQPNPFPKSIYENIAFGARINGFTGDMDELVESSLRKAALWDECKDKLNDSGYSLSGGQQQRLCIARTIAIEPEIILMDEPCSALDPISTLKIEETMHELKKNYTIIIVTHNMQQALRVSDMTAFFNAIEYEDGDGGKVGYLAEFNSTKKIFNSPKEKTTQEYISGKFG
- the pdeM gene encoding ligase-associated DNA damage response endonuclease PdeM, with the translated sequence MKKNSFKFSWEDTLLEMLPSRALYLPETKELLICDIHLGKAEYFQQNGIPLTNNSDKNNFARIKKIVKRYSPEKLIILGDLFHSKYSIDKTLQKKVEDLPKLLKTKVELILGNHDVGCDIKNIKIFDIRKSKNITFSHEPVKLENNKTLNICGHYHPKIYLKGNGDKLSFRCFAMDKNKNTLFLPAFGDLTGGYPCKKSFKKWAIVSEEEIIEIKS
- a CDS encoding ligase-associated DNA damage response DEXH box helicase, whose amino-acid sequence is MKNIMQNSKPNYLISKIKQFFFSNGWEPLPYQVESWKAFLNGENGIIQVPTGCGKTYAALMGPLSQIEDPKNNKSVQILLITPLKALSRDLKNSIQLAALHFNKEITVEIRNGDTTPYEKKKQLVNPPNILITTPESLSLLLSNKESNSLFKELASIIIDEWHELMGSKRGNQCELSLSWLRGNIKNLQIWAMSATIGNIEEAARAIVGMSAVKPKIISTNIQKEIEILSVLPEEETTFPWSGHLGIRSHSSLLKILDKNKSTLLFTNTRNQSERWYQCLKFFLPEMEDKIALHHGSLDKEDRKRVEEGVKDGLIKWVVCTSSLDLGVDFQPVDQIVQIGSAKNLARLIQRAGRSAHRPGGKSKIIFMPTNSLELLEISAMRRIIKSGISEEIRLPELSYDVLLQHLISLACGNGFDPKIEKERIKNCWSYRNLKDQDWNWCLDFLEYGGKCLKAYPKYKKIVKEESQNNSENFKYFVKDKSLIRMHKFNIGTITSDKFVNVKYMKGKSLGNLEENFASKLNPGDTFYFAGKMLQFVRIRDMILYVKKSTTKSSLIPAWVGGQMAISDLLCESLRKEIDICNELENCDYLNPELNSLRPILKKQKVLSNIPKKDEFLIEIYKTKDLSNLFVFTLDGKFVNEGIAFLWALRLAKLKQSTFSITANDFGFSLTTAEDYDFSIIKKEADYFFNNKKLEEDLENAINFSELTKRRFKNIAQISGLVNQNNPTKTKTSSQLQISSSLFYDVFTKYEEGHLLIKQSHQEVREYQLENKKISKSLERLKKLKILLNEIKTPTPFAFPLLVERLKNTLSNEPIEKRVEKLIKKYSD